In Macadamia integrifolia cultivar HAES 741 chromosome 1, SCU_Mint_v3, whole genome shotgun sequence, a single window of DNA contains:
- the LOC122072967 gene encoding aminotransferase ALD1, chloroplastic-like, protein MEKLRNGYLFPEICRRKEEHKEKYPDAKVISLGVGDTTEPIPTIITSTMVEQARALSTREGYRGYGDEQGDKALRKAIADKLYGHVGIKYNEVFVSDGAQSDISRLQLLMGSNVTMAVQDPTFPAYVDSGVIIGQTGEFNEETKKFKNIEYMKCGPENDFFPDLSNTSRTDTIFFCSPNNPTGYAASREQLQQLVEFAKENGSLIIFDSAYAAYISDDSPKSIFEIPGAKQVAIEVSSFSKFAGFTGVRLGWTVVPEELKYANGFPVIKDYNRIVCTCFNGASNIIQAGGLECLSPEGYKDVCTVIDYYRENAKILIDTFHSLGLKAYGGKNAPYIWVHFPGSSSWDVFNEILEKTDIVTVPGSGFGPGGEGYIRVSAFGSKEHILEASRRLTTLFSLWSWW, encoded by the exons ATGGAGAAGTTGCGTAATGGGTACTTATTTCCAGAG AtatgtagaaggaaggaggaacaCAAGGAGAAGTACCCAGATGCAAAGGTGATAAGCCTTGGGGTTGGTGATACTACTGAGCCTATTCCAACTATCATAACCTCCACCATGGTTGAG CAAGCTCGAGCTCTATCAACACGCGAAGGTTATAGAGGTTATGGCGATGAGCAAGGTGACAAG GCATTGAGAAAGGCTATAGCAGATAAATTATATGGACATGTAGGAATTAAATACAATGAAGTTTTCGTATCTGATGGTGCACAATCGGACATTTCTCGCCTTCAG CTCCTAATGGGATCTAATGTAACAATGGCTGTACAAGACCCGACTTTTCCG GCTTATGTAGATTCAGGAGTGATAATAGGTCAGACTGGTGAGTTCAATGAGGAAACTAAGAAGTTCAAGAACATTGAATACATGAAATGTGGACCTGAAAATGATTTCTTTCCGGACTTATCAAACACTTCAAGGACAGATACCATTTTCTTCTGCTCACCAAACAATCCAACTGGCTATGCTGCCTCAAGGGAACAATTACAACAACTTGTAGAGTTTGCCAAGGAAAATGGATCACTTATTATATTTGATTCTGCCTATGCTGCTTATATCTCAGATGATAGCCCAAAATCTATTTTTGAAATTCCTGGAGCCAAGCAG GTCGCAATTGaagtttcttctttctccaaatTCGCGGGATTCACCGGAGTTCGTCTTGGTTGGACAGTGGTCCCTGAGGAGCTGAAATATGCAAATGGGTTTCCAGTGATTAAGGATTATAATCGCATTGTCTGTACATGCTTTAATGGTGCATCAAATATTATTCAAGCTGGTGGGCTAGAATGCCTTTCACCGGAAGGCTATAAG GATGTGTGCACTGTGATCGACTACTATAGAGAGAATGCAAAAATCTTGATTGACACATTCCATTCACTTGGATTGAAGGCATATGGTGGCAAAAATGCACCTTATATTTGGGTTCATTTTCCAGGTTCAAGCTCATGGGATGTGTTTAATGAGATACTTGAGAAAACAGATATAGTTACTGTTCCTGGCAGTGGATTTGGTCCTGGTGGTGAAGGGTATATTAGAGTAAGTGCttttggtagtaaagaacatatCTTAGAAGCCTCAAGGAGGCTCACAACTCTTTTTAGTCTTTGGTCCTGGTGGTGA